Part of the Catalinimonas alkaloidigena genome is shown below.
GGGTAGGGCAGCAGCGGGATGTATTATAAAACTGTGAAAAACGTAATCCATTAGCAGCCAGCTGATTTAAATTGGGAGTATTGACCTCTCCTCCGTAACAGCCGATATCTGAATATCCCATATCGTCGGCCATAATGAGGAGAATATTAGGCCGCTGGTCTGCTGCTGTAGTGTTTTCTTCCTGAGTGGATGGAGATGAATCGCAGGAGCTAAGCAGGTAATGGCTGATCATGAATATCCCTGCTAAGAGGCTTTGCCGGAAAAATCTGATATGCATAGGTTGTGTATTTTGCTTTATCGCTTATTCACAACCTTATATTAGGCATTTCCAGTTAAATTATCATCTCTCTGATGAAGAAGTTACCACGCTCAATCTTTTGTGCAGATAGTAAAATAAACCCAAAGTCAGCAGAAATGAGCCTATGACCAAAGGAAGGTAGATCGCCAGGTTATGCCCAACATATTGCCACCAGCTAAAATTACTTTCTGCAGGATTGCCTATTAATAGTGAAGCTCCATAACTGAAAATCGTTCCTGTAATAAACAGTAGTATAGTGGGATACAATGAGCGGGTTTTCCAATAAACCCAGCCCTGTATCAGACTGATCAAAAAGAAAAATAGGGGTAACTGAAAGCCTACACATGCACAAAAAAAACTGCTCCAGAGGATGGCTTTGAGCGGAGTGGTGGTCATCAGTAAACCTTTCAGAATAATCCCTCTGAACAGTAATTCAAAGAGGATTATATTGACACAGGCAGCTAAAATCATCAGCACAGGACTGGCATTTTTGATCTTTTCCATATGATCTGCCATAGCTTCCTCCGGAAGAATAGAGATCATAGCGACAGGGTCTAGCCAAAACTGACTTAAAACAGCAATCAATACCCCTATTCCATACACATAAGCCGGTACAGCGCGGAAAGAAAAGACTGGAGCGCTGATTTGTGTTTGCCTGATTTCTCTGATAGCGTATGCAATTACAGCTCCGAATACAAGCAAATTACTTAGGGTGATTATCAATGGATAGTATTGCTCCATAAACAGGTTACGATGTGCTTCACCTCCTCCTTCAATAATACCAACAGCGGTCAACACACCCAATACGATCATGACACCTACACTCCACAATATTACTAATCCTACTATCATGATCATCAAACCTAAGCTTTGTCTGAAATCAGGATAAAAGATTTTTTTGTCTTCCAGAAGTTCTTGTGTTTTCATCTCGGTAGTTTTTAGTTCATCTTCCTGCAGACTATCAAATACATGTGCAAAAGCGGAATCAAAGCTCCCTCCTCCTTTCATCTCTTCTTCAATAGCCACACAAAAATGATCCAGTAGATCTTCTAGTAGCTCAGGAGTTTCCACCCCTTTCTGACTGATCTTTTCTTTGATGCTTCTTACCTGTGCTTTATTGAGCAACGCTAGATCGTCAGGCATTTTTGTAATCCGGGTTTGAGATCCAGCAGTGATTTCATAGTTGTCAGATAATCCGCAAATTCTTTGAGCTTTTCCCGGGCTGTCTCATTTCCCTGCTCAGTCAGCGAATAGTAGATACGTACCCGCTTTCCAACGTTTTCTTTTTCAGTGGTCAGTTCACCACTGGCTTTGAGCTTGTGCAATACCGGATAGATGGCTGCTAAAGTCAGCATCACTTTCCCTTCGGTAGCTTCTTTGATGGATTGCGTAATCTGGTATCCGTACATGCGCTTGTTGTCGGATAATAATTTTAAAATGAGGGGCGTAACAGTACCTTTGATCAGTTCTTGTGAATACATAAGACAATTATATATAAAACTATAATATATTGCAATCTTATATATAATATTTTTTTCATATCCTCATCATTTCGCTTATTCTCCTGCTTTAATATCATTGTTCATAGTGCCTACTACAATCTAAATCATATGACCTATCGTATCACTTTACTTCTTTGCCTGATTGTATCCATATCTATTCAGGCGCAGACTATTTCAGAAAATCACATCGCTGAATTAGCATTTTCATCAGAGCGACCCAGCCAGTTAGATTTCTTTCAGCAATCCTGAGTAGAGGAAGGTAAAATTCATTATGTCGTTTCTATGATTGTGTAGCGGGGAGAAATGTCCATTATCAGGCGTATGGCTGGAGAAAGTAATAATTGTCTTATCAAAAAGGCTGTTTATGTATTTTCAAAGCCCCGCAGCAATGTAGCCAGTTGATTTCTGTTTCTTACCTCCGTTTTCTGATAAATGCGGTGGGTGTGGTCTTTAATGGTTTGCACGGTGACAAACAGGCAATCAGCGATTTCACGATTGGTTTTGCCTTTGTAGATCTCAAGAATAACCTCTTCCTCGCGGGCGGTGATCCCGTATTTTTCCACAAAATCCTCAAAAGAAATCGCTTTTTGACGCTCTCTTTTTGGTCCGGGAAAATCTCCTACATAAACAAAGTATACTCCCAGACCTGTGTTTACCAGAAAGAAAAGAAAAATATAGCCCAGCTCCCATACAGCCTGATTTAATAAATTGAAAATTAATGGCAGTTGGACAATGGCCGATAAAAGAAGAATAAGGATCAGCAGAATTTTAAGTCTGGTTTTAAAATAATGGATCGGGAAAAATACTAACTGAAGCATTGAAAATAACACTACTGCTATTATCAAGAGGGCAAACAATTGCTCCGTATGCTGCAACACATCAAAGTGCTGGTCTAAGAGAAAAGGCAAAACGATCAGCAGCACTGCCAGCATACTACCCATTATGATCAGGGGTATGGATTTCTTTTTCAGCAGCCGCAGTCCCCATACGATCAGCATAATCAAACCAATCAGCAGAAAAGGGGTGCTGATGAGCGTTAAAAAATTAGAGATTTTAGAGATAAAGGCCTTGTCTTCCATGGGAAACAGCAGGCGGATAAATACATCACTCCACATGACATAGTAAGCAAAAGCATACATCATGATCAGGTAATACTGCAGGAAGCGAACTGTCGGAAGGTTTTCTTTTTCCTTCTGCCGAAAGAATACCAGCACTCCTCCTACGGTAAGGCCAAGGCAGAAGAAAAAACAGATCCAGATCAGCAGTCGCTGAAGTTCCATGCGATTGAATGTATTGGTTAGCCTAAAAATAGCTTTTCTCAGCCTTTTAGCCCTACTACTAAAGTATTGATTTACCAATTCACTACTAAAGTAGCTATGCTGCTATGCAGGTTTTTCTTTCATTTGGGTATGTTCTTTTCAACAATAACCCATACAAGATGAACGATATAGATCAAACAATTCCGAATCCCAGCTGGAAGGGAAGCCTCTCTTACGGCTGGGCAACTATGAAAAAATATTTTCTTCCTTTCTTCCTGATCGTTATAGTGCTGGCCATAGTGGATGCGCCAATGGAAATGGTAAGGAATAATATCTCTGATCATCCCGATGAGTGGAATCCTGATATGTTTTGGCCGATAGGCTTTGAAATTCTGGGCCTGGCTTACTGGCTTTTATTTGTTCCGGTCATTGGCTTTGGGGCAGACCTACTGTTCGTTCAGGCAGTACGTAATCAACGTATAGATGTCAGAAACATCATCATTGGCTTTAATAATTTTGTAACCATTGTACTCGTAAACCTGCTGGCCACAGCCCTGGTGGGCATGGCACTGATAGCCTTTATCATACCGGGTATTATCGTAGCATGTCGCCTGGTATTTGTTTCTTACCTGGTGATGGATAAAGATCTGGATCCTATTGCAGCAGTAGAAACCAGTTGGAAGATGACCCGAACATACGGATGGAAAATATTCGCGTTAGGCTTCACCTCCATCTTTATCTTTTTTGGCGGACTTCTGCTTTTCTTTGTAGGGGTAATACCCGCAATCATGTGGATCAAAGCTTCTTTCGCTTCTATGTATGAGGCGGTATTGCAGGAGACCGACGATAGCCTTTTCCTTATCCAGGAGACGAATCAGCCCGAACAAAATGGCTAAAGTGAGCTCAAAGTTTATAACAGTGCTTTGAGCTTCCAGGCATTCCTTACTGCATTGCCTCCGCCATCATTATTAAAGTAGACAAATACTTCTTTGCCCTGGTACTGCCACTCCCTGATGCGGTCAGCCCACCAGCTCAAATCCTGATCTGAGTAGGAGCCTCCGTACAGATGATGATGGTCCGGGCCATGCAAACGTACATACACAAAGGGTGCGGTAGTCTTGAGGATGCAGGGCAGATAAGCCCCACTCATGATGCAGTAAGCTACCTGATGCTGTTCCAGCAATTGAAACACTTCTTCTCTGTGCCAGCTGGGATGGCGTAATTCCACGGCAGTACGCATCCACCAGGGTAGCTTGTCCAGAAAAAAGGCCAGTCGGTCGTAATCATATGCCATCAGCGGAGAAAGTTGAACTAAAAAAATTCCTCGCTTTTCCAAAAGTCCATGCCAGCCTGCCTGTATGGTTTGCAGCCATTTTTCCGGTCCGTATAACTTTTTAGCGTGAGTAAGCCCCCGGGGAGCTTTTACAGTCATCAGAAAGCCTTCCGGTAACCTTTTCCTCCAGCTTTTGAAGGTGTTTACTTTAGGCCAGCGATAGTAGCTACTGTTGAGTTCCACCGACTGGAAGTGCTGTAAATAGTAGGATAAACGCTCATAAGGAGGTGTATCGGGGGGATATAACACATTTTCCCAATGATTGTAACTCCAGCCCGAAGTGCCTATAT
Proteins encoded:
- a CDS encoding DUF72 domain-containing protein, encoding MSIHIGTSGWSYNHWENVLYPPDTPPYERLSYYLQHFQSVELNSSYYRWPKVNTFKSWRKRLPEGFLMTVKAPRGLTHAKKLYGPEKWLQTIQAGWHGLLEKRGIFLVQLSPLMAYDYDRLAFFLDKLPWWMRTAVELRHPSWHREEVFQLLEQHQVAYCIMSGAYLPCILKTTAPFVYVRLHGPDHHHLYGGSYSDQDLSWWADRIREWQYQGKEVFVYFNNDGGGNAVRNAWKLKALL
- a CDS encoding response regulator transcription factor; its protein translation is MELQRLLIWICFFFCLGLTVGGVLVFFRQKEKENLPTVRFLQYYLIMMYAFAYYVMWSDVFIRLLFPMEDKAFISKISNFLTLISTPFLLIGLIMLIVWGLRLLKKKSIPLIIMGSMLAVLLIVLPFLLDQHFDVLQHTEQLFALLIIAVVLFSMLQLVFFPIHYFKTRLKILLILILLLSAIVQLPLIFNLLNQAVWELGYIFLFFLVNTGLGVYFVYVGDFPGPKRERQKAISFEDFVEKYGITAREEEVILEIYKGKTNREIADCLFVTVQTIKDHTHRIYQKTEVRNRNQLATLLRGFENT
- a CDS encoding PadR family transcriptional regulator → MYSQELIKGTVTPLILKLLSDNKRMYGYQITQSIKEATEGKVMLTLAAIYPVLHKLKASGELTTEKENVGKRVRIYYSLTEQGNETAREKLKEFADYLTTMKSLLDLKPGLQKCLTI
- a CDS encoding CPBP family intramembrane glutamic endopeptidase, translating into MPDDLALLNKAQVRSIKEKISQKGVETPELLEDLLDHFCVAIEEEMKGGGSFDSAFAHVFDSLQEDELKTTEMKTQELLEDKKIFYPDFRQSLGLMIMIVGLVILWSVGVMIVLGVLTAVGIIEGGGEAHRNLFMEQYYPLIITLSNLLVFGAVIAYAIREIRQTQISAPVFSFRAVPAYVYGIGVLIAVLSQFWLDPVAMISILPEEAMADHMEKIKNASPVLMILAACVNIILFELLFRGIILKGLLMTTTPLKAILWSSFFCACVGFQLPLFFFLISLIQGWVYWKTRSLYPTILLFITGTIFSYGASLLIGNPAESNFSWWQYVGHNLAIYLPLVIGSFLLTLGLFYYLHKRLSVVTSSSER